The Priestia megaterium NBRC 15308 = ATCC 14581 region TATTTATCACTTTTTCTACCCAATCTGGCTGCACAACTAATGCTTGTTCAATCGTAATTAAAGCCAGCCCTTTCTCAAAAGCTTCTGCTACTTCTGTTGCCGTAAGTCCTCCTGTACCCACAAGAGGGACCCGGTGATTGACGTGCTTAATAATCGAAGAAACCAGTGAACGATTTTCTTCACTACTTAAGGTAGGTTCATGCAAAGCACTGATATGTAAATAGTCAATTTCTGTATGAACAAGACGATCAATCCACTCAAATGTATCTTCTACTTTATTTCCTAAATAGCCTTTTTCTTTGGGCGCTAATGTATATCCCACAATAAATGGTTTGCCCGCATGTGCTGCTCGACGCGTCACTTCACGAATAACTTCAAGTGCAAAAGTGAAGCGGTTTTCTGCGCTTCCACCATAAGAATCGCTCCGTTCATTTGCTTGCCTTGACATAAACTGCTGCAGTAAACATTCATTTCCTCCGTCAATTTCTACTCCATCAAACCCGGCTTCCATAGCTCTGGTGGTAGCTTCGCCAAACGCTTGAACCATATAAGTTATATCGCGCTCGGTCATTTGAACAGGCTTTTTCCCTTTACGTTTATGAGGCTTTTCACTTGGGCTAATGGCTTGCCATTTATTTTTCATTTCTACGCACTTTCTTCCCCCGTGTGATAGTTGAAGAATCGCTTTAGCTCCTCTTCTATGAATCATTTGGGTTAGTTGATGAAGCTTTCGTATGACATGATCACGATGAATGCCGATTTGACCATGTGCTACTTGGCCATTTTCTGTGATAAACGCGGGGCCGACAATTACCGTACTTACGCCCCCTACTCGTTTTTCGTAAAAAGTCAGATCGATATCAGATATTTCTCCGTTTTCCCGTGAAGCGTATGTGAGGATAGGTCCCATTGCTAATCGGTTTTTCATCTCAAGAGCATCAACAAATTTAAAATGCTTAAATAATTTTTCATAGGCTGTCTTCAATTAAATCACCCCTTTTTTCCTTAGCTTGCCCATCTAGAAGCCGAGTAGACATAGGCACAAAAAAAGAAATACCTTCGCCGGCATTTCTTTTTACGTTGTTTTTCTTATTTTTTTAATGGGGTAAAATACAAATTCGCTTTTTCCGACAATCCGTTTTTCATCAATGAGGCCTAGACCGTTGCGGCTATCCATACTGTACAGACGGTTATCACCCATTACAAATACTTCGTTTTTAGGTATTTGAACGGGTTCAAAATCTCCTGTAAGCTCCATATCCATGTTATTGGCAATTTGACGATTCGTTTTTAAATAAGGTTCACTTACTTTTTTATCATCAATATAAAGCTGATCTTTTTTCATTTCGATTTTTTCACCTGGCAGACCGATTACTCTTTTTACATAATGCTTATTCTTAGCCTCATCTTTAATAATCACAATATCTCCGCGGCGAATATCATGGAGCGAATACGACAGTTTATTCACAAACAAACGCTCTCCGTTATGCAGCGTTGGGTTCATTGAAGCGCCTTCTACAATATACGGAGAAAATAAAAATGCGCGAATCATAAATACTAGAGCGATAGCGAAGATAATAGTTTTGAATATGCTGCGTAATTGATCGCTTTTTGTTTTTTCCGTAGTCAATATACTTTGTCTCCTTTGTACAGCTCACTTTTCTTATGTGAAAAAGCAAGAAACCTCTTACTTTAACACTTATTCTAACTTAACCATAGAAAGAACTGAAATCAAATGTTTTATGTTATGTAAAAAAAGAACCTCTAACAAATGTTAGAGGCTTACATTACGCAAGTTTCGTCTTTACATCTCTTATTATAACATTAATTATATAAAAAGAGACTACCTTTTATGTAAAAATTATGTTTTTTACGCAAACTTAACTAAATCTTCACATTTAAAGGCGTTTCTCCATGTATAAAAAGTTGAGAGATACAATACTCTATAATCTCTCTTCGCCGCACGAGTCCAATAAAAATATTTTGATCATCTACAACTGGTACAAAATTTTGTTCAGACGCACG contains the following coding sequences:
- a CDS encoding NADH-dependent flavin oxidoreductase codes for the protein MKTAYEKLFKHFKFVDALEMKNRLAMGPILTYASRENGEISDIDLTFYEKRVGGVSTVIVGPAFITENGQVAHGQIGIHRDHVIRKLHQLTQMIHRRGAKAILQLSHGGRKCVEMKNKWQAISPSEKPHKRKGKKPVQMTERDITYMVQAFGEATTRAMEAGFDGVEIDGGNECLLQQFMSRQANERSDSYGGSAENRFTFALEVIREVTRRAAHAGKPFIVGYTLAPKEKGYLGNKVEDTFEWIDRLVHTEIDYLHISALHEPTLSSEENRSLVSSIIKHVNHRVPLVGTGGLTATEVAEAFEKGLALITIEQALVVQPDWVEKVINSDEPASMDVTSLDKDMSLPPEVLAHWQDMHKNDRPY
- the lepB gene encoding signal peptidase I, whose protein sequence is MTTEKTKSDQLRSIFKTIIFAIALVFMIRAFLFSPYIVEGASMNPTLHNGERLFVNKLSYSLHDIRRGDIVIIKDEAKNKHYVKRVIGLPGEKIEMKKDQLYIDDKKVSEPYLKTNRQIANNMDMELTGDFEPVQIPKNEVFVMGDNRLYSMDSRNGLGLIDEKRIVGKSEFVFYPIKKIRKTT